From Aquabacter sp. L1I39, the proteins below share one genomic window:
- a CDS encoding GlxA family transcriptional regulator yields MIGVLVFPDFQILDVAGPISVFEIAKRYAAKVPDLRVVALAEGPVRSSSGAAMLASDAHACPPISTLIVAGGEGVQAALACPATLTFVREVAASGARIASVCSGAYILAAAGLLDGRRATTHWSHTRDFISSFPKIKFEPDKIFTRDGHIWTSAGISAGIDLALAMVAEDQGDAVARQTARQLVLYQRRSGGQSQFSSLLELKAPNGRFAALLSWVREHLDASLTVEQLAERVGMSARHFARAFAAETGTTPSKAIERLRLEVARERIEFSSETIDVVAQSAGFRDAERMRRAFIRAFGQPPQAIRRSSRAA; encoded by the coding sequence ATGATTGGCGTCCTTGTCTTTCCCGATTTCCAGATCCTGGACGTGGCCGGGCCGATCTCGGTCTTTGAAATTGCAAAGCGCTACGCGGCAAAAGTGCCGGACCTGCGGGTGGTGGCGCTCGCCGAAGGGCCGGTGCGCAGTTCATCGGGCGCCGCAATGCTCGCGTCCGACGCGCACGCGTGCCCCCCGATCTCCACACTCATCGTCGCTGGCGGAGAGGGCGTTCAGGCCGCATTGGCCTGCCCGGCCACCCTGACGTTTGTGCGCGAGGTTGCGGCGAGCGGCGCGCGCATCGCGAGCGTCTGCAGCGGGGCTTACATCCTGGCCGCAGCAGGGTTGCTGGACGGCCGCCGCGCCACCACCCACTGGTCGCATACGCGCGATTTCATATCGAGCTTTCCGAAGATCAAGTTCGAGCCGGACAAGATTTTCACGCGCGACGGTCATATCTGGACGTCAGCCGGCATCTCCGCGGGCATTGACCTTGCGCTGGCGATGGTGGCCGAGGATCAGGGCGACGCGGTCGCGCGGCAAACCGCTCGCCAGCTCGTGCTGTATCAGCGCCGCAGCGGCGGGCAGTCCCAATTTTCCTCCCTTCTCGAATTGAAGGCGCCCAATGGCCGGTTCGCGGCGCTTCTCTCATGGGTCCGCGAACATCTCGATGCCTCGCTCACCGTCGAGCAGCTTGCGGAGAGGGTCGGCATGAGCGCGCGCCACTTTGCGCGGGCCTTTGCTGCCGAGACCGGGACAACGCCCTCCAAGGCAATCGAGAGGCTCCGTCTCGAGGTGGCACGCGAGCGGATCGAGTTTTCAAGCGAGACGATCGACGTCGTTGCTCAATCCGCGGGGTTCCGCGACGCCGAGCGCATGCGGCGCGCCTTCATCCGCGCCTTCGGCCAGCCCCCGCAGGCCATTCGTCGCTCCAGCCGCGCTGCATGA
- a CDS encoding amidohydrolase family protein translates to MKKIALEEHFITPGLEPHMRAAMPRVSAEGAEHLSQLMFDFGERRLAAMDEAGVDIAVLSISGPGVQAEPDPAVAVKLARDANDRLAAEIVKQPARYRGFAHLPMQDVPAATAELERCVSELGFVGALVNGHTNGVYLDDPRYDPFWERMQALDTPLYLHPTDSFVLPYVLEGAPELVKPTWEWNFETSSHFLRLLFSGVFDRFPRLKIILGHMGETMPYHLWRFDSRAALIVGKRPLKEVPSFYLKRNMFVTTSGQFDNVPLIAALSALGADKVLFSIDYPYEDSAMAGRFLDAAPLDETTREKVARGNAIGVMRIKA, encoded by the coding sequence GTGAAAAAGATCGCCCTTGAGGAGCACTTCATCACGCCCGGGCTGGAGCCGCATATGCGGGCTGCGATGCCGCGCGTATCGGCGGAAGGCGCGGAGCACCTGAGCCAGCTCATGTTCGATTTCGGCGAGCGCCGGCTTGCCGCCATGGACGAGGCCGGCGTGGATATTGCGGTCCTGTCCATATCCGGGCCGGGCGTGCAGGCCGAGCCCGACCCCGCCGTGGCCGTGAAGCTCGCCCGAGACGCCAATGACCGGCTGGCGGCGGAGATCGTCAAGCAGCCGGCCCGGTATCGGGGCTTTGCCCATTTGCCCATGCAGGATGTGCCGGCGGCAACCGCTGAGCTGGAACGCTGCGTGAGCGAGCTCGGCTTCGTCGGCGCCCTGGTCAACGGCCACACAAACGGCGTCTATCTTGACGATCCCAGATACGATCCGTTCTGGGAGCGCATGCAGGCCCTCGACACGCCACTCTATCTGCACCCGACGGATTCCTTCGTGCTGCCCTACGTGCTCGAAGGCGCCCCGGAGCTCGTGAAGCCGACCTGGGAGTGGAACTTCGAGACCTCCTCGCATTTCCTGCGCCTGCTCTTCTCCGGCGTGTTCGATCGCTTTCCCAGGCTGAAGATCATCCTCGGCCACATGGGCGAGACCATGCCCTACCACCTGTGGCGCTTCGACAGCCGCGCCGCACTCATCGTCGGCAAGCGCCCCCTCAAGGAAGTGCCGTCCTTCTATCTGAAGCGGAACATGTTCGTGACCACGTCCGGCCAGTTCGACAACGTCCCGCTGATCGCGGCGCTCTCCGCGCTCGGGGCCGACAAGGTGCTGTTCTCCATCGACTATCCGTACGAGGATTCGGCGATGGCAGGCCGCTTCCTCGATGCCGCGCCGCTCGACGAGACAACCCGCGAAAAAGTCGCTCGCGGCAATGCCATCGGCGTCATGCGCATCAAGGCATGA
- a CDS encoding Lrp/AsnC family transcriptional regulator, with amino-acid sequence MQKDKGLDEIDRRILRVLRKQARLANNELAEKVGLSPSPCWTRVRRLEDAGYIDSYVAVLNQAQLGLGDTVIIEVTLDRHDEDQIQKFGQALAELPEVLEAYLTTGEYDYFIKVAVDGTAGYERFLRERLYKVPGIRHSRSSFALKCLKRELSPVP; translated from the coding sequence ATGCAGAAGGACAAGGGTCTCGACGAGATCGACCGGCGCATCCTGCGTGTCCTGCGCAAGCAGGCGCGCCTAGCCAACAACGAGCTGGCCGAGAAGGTCGGGCTTTCACCCAGTCCATGCTGGACCAGGGTGCGCCGTCTTGAGGATGCGGGCTATATCGACAGCTATGTGGCCGTGCTCAACCAGGCACAGCTGGGGCTCGGCGATACCGTCATCATCGAGGTGACCCTGGACCGTCACGACGAGGATCAGATCCAGAAATTCGGACAGGCCCTCGCCGAGCTTCCCGAGGTTCTGGAGGCCTATCTGACCACGGGCGAATACGACTATTTCATCAAGGTCGCGGTGGACGGCACGGCCGGCTATGAGCGCTTCCTGCGGGAGCGACTCTACAAGGTGCCGGGCATCCGGCACAGCCGCTCCTCCTTCGCCCTCAAATGCCTGAAGCGGGAATTATCGCCGGTGCCGTGA
- a CDS encoding ABC transporter substrate-binding protein — MKQDQDRQSRKHRLRALWTSSLGALMALAVMATPSSAQISDGVVKIGILNDQSGPFSDLAGKGSVVAAKLALEDFKKIAPDVKVELLVADHQNKADVGAQIVRRWFAEGVDMVADVTNSAVALAVQALAREKNKVVMYSAVGTVDITGKQCAPTGFAWLHDNYNLVAGPIRKLVSQGQDKWFFIAADYAFGRNMVAESERMLKSVGGKSLGAVFHPIGNADYSSFLLQAQGSGAKVVALANAGEQLVSSIKQWNEFNMSAGGQTPVALLMFLTDIHGMGLQTAKGLTGITAWYWDLNDDTRAFAKRFYALHGAMPTAPQAAVYSAVFHYLKAVAAINSDDTDRVAEKMRATPVDDFYAPGAKIRADSKLVHDFYLVQVREPKELEKPWAYYKVLETVSADVAYRPLSESDCPLVTNAAK; from the coding sequence ATGAAACAGGATCAGGACAGGCAGAGCCGCAAACATCGCTTGCGGGCACTGTGGACATCAAGCCTCGGCGCCCTGATGGCCCTCGCCGTCATGGCGACGCCGTCATCGGCCCAGATTTCCGACGGGGTGGTCAAGATCGGCATCCTCAACGACCAATCGGGCCCGTTCTCCGATCTTGCGGGCAAGGGATCGGTGGTGGCTGCCAAGCTGGCGCTGGAGGATTTCAAGAAGATCGCGCCCGACGTAAAGGTGGAACTGCTGGTCGCGGACCACCAGAACAAGGCGGACGTGGGCGCGCAGATCGTGCGCCGATGGTTCGCCGAAGGCGTCGACATGGTGGCCGATGTCACCAATTCGGCTGTCGCGCTCGCCGTCCAGGCCCTGGCGCGGGAAAAGAACAAGGTGGTCATGTACTCGGCCGTGGGGACGGTGGACATCACCGGCAAGCAGTGCGCCCCGACGGGCTTTGCCTGGCTCCACGACAATTACAACCTGGTCGCCGGCCCCATCCGCAAGCTGGTCAGCCAGGGACAAGACAAGTGGTTCTTCATCGCCGCCGACTATGCCTTCGGACGGAACATGGTGGCTGAATCCGAGCGGATGCTGAAATCCGTGGGCGGAAAGTCACTGGGCGCGGTCTTCCATCCCATCGGCAATGCGGACTATTCCTCTTTCCTGCTGCAGGCGCAGGGGTCGGGCGCCAAGGTGGTGGCCCTCGCCAATGCCGGTGAGCAACTGGTCTCCTCCATCAAGCAGTGGAACGAGTTCAACATGAGTGCCGGCGGCCAGACGCCGGTGGCGCTCCTGATGTTCCTGACCGACATCCACGGCATGGGCCTCCAGACGGCCAAGGGCCTCACGGGCATCACCGCCTGGTACTGGGACCTCAATGACGACACCCGCGCCTTCGCCAAACGCTTTTATGCGCTGCACGGTGCCATGCCCACCGCGCCGCAGGCGGCGGTCTATTCCGCCGTCTTCCACTATCTGAAGGCGGTGGCGGCGATCAATTCGGACGATACCGACCGCGTCGCGGAGAAGATGCGCGCCACCCCGGTGGACGACTTCTACGCCCCCGGCGCAAAGATCCGGGCGGACAGCAAGCTGGTCCACGATTTCTACCTGGTCCAGGTGCGCGAGCCGAAGGAGCTGGAGAAGCCCTGGGCCTATTATAAGGTGCTGGAGACGGTCTCCGCCGACGTCGCCTACCGGCCGCTGAGCGAGAGCGACTGCCCGCTGGTGACCAACGCCGCGAAGTAA
- a CDS encoding Glu/Leu/Phe/Val family dehydrogenase, which yields MTPRITAQHEDGQRIFHFADPEASLSGIIVVDSLALGPATGGCRFWHYDDGAAMLSDARRLARGMSYKNAMAGLPLGGGKSVIRRPEGAFDRTALFQAFGRVLQEIGGDYLAAEDVGTTPGDMEVVRAQTPFVFGLPAHGGRAGGDPSPWTALGVFLCIAHVCARHALPLSESRVAVQGLGHVGADLCRRLHAAGATLIVSDVQTEAVARLRAELPVQVMSPDEIHAADVDIFAPCALGGVLNQETIAHMRARFIVGAANNQLSTAEDAARLHARGILFVPDFVANAGGIINVAAEYLGHDEDTVRKAVARIPDRLADVLDRADATARPPAEVADAMARDVIADAAARIPGSGRQRPL from the coding sequence ATGACGCCGCGCATCACCGCGCAGCACGAGGACGGCCAACGCATCTTCCACTTCGCGGACCCTGAGGCGAGCCTGTCGGGCATTATCGTCGTGGACTCGCTGGCCCTGGGACCGGCGACCGGAGGATGCCGCTTCTGGCACTATGACGACGGCGCCGCCATGCTTTCCGATGCGCGGCGTCTCGCCCGCGGCATGAGCTACAAGAATGCCATGGCCGGTCTCCCCTTGGGCGGCGGGAAGTCCGTCATCCGCCGCCCAGAGGGGGCTTTTGACCGGACGGCGCTGTTCCAGGCCTTCGGTCGTGTCCTTCAGGAGATCGGCGGGGATTATCTTGCCGCCGAGGACGTCGGAACCACGCCTGGCGACATGGAAGTCGTGCGGGCGCAGACACCCTTCGTCTTCGGGCTTCCCGCCCATGGCGGACGTGCGGGAGGCGACCCCTCGCCCTGGACGGCGCTCGGTGTATTCCTCTGCATCGCGCATGTCTGCGCGCGGCACGCCCTGCCCCTTTCGGAGAGCCGCGTGGCGGTGCAGGGGCTGGGCCATGTGGGCGCCGATCTTTGCCGGCGTCTGCACGCGGCCGGCGCGACGCTGATCGTCTCCGATGTGCAGACCGAGGCGGTCGCGCGCCTGCGTGCGGAACTTCCTGTGCAGGTGATGTCGCCGGACGAGATCCATGCGGCCGACGTGGACATCTTCGCGCCCTGTGCCCTGGGCGGCGTGCTCAACCAAGAGACCATTGCCCATATGCGCGCGCGCTTCATCGTGGGCGCCGCGAACAACCAGCTCTCCACCGCCGAGGATGCGGCCCGCCTGCATGCGCGCGGCATTCTTTTTGTGCCCGACTTCGTGGCCAATGCGGGGGGTATCATCAATGTCGCCGCCGAATATCTCGGCCACGACGAGGACACGGTGCGCAAGGCCGTCGCCCGCATTCCCGACCGGCTCGCCGACGTGCTCGACCGTGCCGACGCCACCGCAAGGCCGCCCGCCGAGGTGGCCGACGCCATGGCCCGGGACGTGATCGCGGACGCGGCAGCGCGGATCCCAGGCAGCGGCCGCCAGCGGCCCTTGTAG
- a CDS encoding amidohydrolase family protein, translated as MHDMVLIGGRVLDPETGHDGIADVALRDGRIAAIGWDLGPAAQTIAAHGLVVAPGFIDLHAHGQCLPADRMQAFDGVTTTLELEVGVWPVARWYDEQAHAGRVLNYGASTGWIFTRIAAMTAQQTESSLAGMGRAMADSRWTVDVANPAEMASILERVRTGLDQGGIGIGFPNAYAPGAGVKEISELCSLAASIGVPTFTHIAYMSNIDPQSSIDAYTRLIGLAGSTGAHMHICHFNSTSLQDVERAAELVAKAQAQGLKVTVEAYPYGTGSTVIGAAFFCDPAFPERTGGGYDTIEHLTSGHRYLDRDDLVAAQAQDPGALVLWHFLDVAVNDRHRDLLDVSILYPGGAIASDAVSWLLPDGSTYLGDQWPLPDDVISHPRSSGTFTRFLRRWVRERQAMSLLEGIRKCTLIPARLLEESTPAMRRKARIQPGCDADIVCFDLDALTDRADFRHPNRPSEGVRHLLVGGVPVIADGELIQEARPGRPVRRPVAQ; from the coding sequence ATGCATGACATGGTTCTGATCGGCGGCAGGGTGCTCGATCCCGAGACGGGCCATGATGGCATCGCCGATGTGGCGCTCCGCGACGGCCGCATCGCGGCGATCGGATGGGACCTCGGGCCAGCGGCGCAAACCATCGCGGCCCATGGCCTGGTTGTCGCACCGGGCTTCATCGACCTGCACGCCCACGGGCAATGCCTTCCCGCCGACCGGATGCAGGCCTTCGACGGTGTCACCACCACCTTGGAGCTTGAGGTCGGCGTGTGGCCGGTGGCGCGCTGGTATGACGAGCAGGCCCATGCGGGGCGCGTCCTGAATTACGGGGCTTCCACAGGCTGGATCTTCACCCGCATCGCCGCCATGACGGCGCAACAGACGGAGTCGAGCCTGGCAGGCATGGGACGGGCCATGGCGGACAGCCGCTGGACGGTCGATGTCGCCAATCCGGCCGAGATGGCGAGCATCCTGGAGCGGGTGCGCACCGGGCTCGACCAGGGCGGCATCGGCATCGGCTTCCCGAATGCCTATGCGCCGGGTGCCGGGGTGAAGGAAATCTCGGAACTGTGCAGCCTCGCAGCGTCCATCGGCGTGCCGACCTTCACGCATATCGCCTACATGTCGAACATCGACCCCCAAAGCTCCATTGACGCTTATACGCGCCTGATCGGACTCGCCGGCTCCACCGGCGCCCACATGCATATCTGTCACTTCAACTCGACCAGCCTCCAGGACGTGGAGCGCGCAGCCGAGCTTGTGGCCAAGGCCCAGGCTCAGGGCCTCAAGGTCACGGTGGAAGCCTATCCCTATGGCACGGGCTCGACGGTCATCGGGGCGGCCTTTTTCTGCGATCCGGCGTTTCCGGAGCGCACGGGCGGGGGCTACGACACGATCGAGCATCTGACTTCGGGCCACCGCTACTTGGACCGCGACGATCTCGTCGCGGCGCAGGCGCAGGATCCTGGAGCCCTGGTGCTGTGGCATTTCCTGGATGTTGCGGTGAATGATCGCCATCGGGATCTGCTCGATGTGTCCATTCTGTATCCGGGCGGTGCCATCGCCTCCGATGCCGTATCCTGGTTGCTTCCAGACGGCTCCACCTATCTGGGCGATCAATGGCCGCTGCCGGATGACGTGATCTCCCATCCCCGGTCCAGCGGGACATTCACGCGCTTTCTGCGCAGATGGGTGCGGGAGCGGCAGGCCATGTCCCTGTTGGAAGGCATACGCAAATGCACGCTGATCCCTGCCAGGCTGCTGGAAGAGAGTACGCCCGCCATGCGCCGCAAGGCCCGCATCCAGCCGGGCTGCGATGCCGACATCGTGTGCTTTGATCTCGATGCGCTCACCGACCGAGCCGATTTTCGCCATCCCAACCGGCCGTCTGAAGGCGTTCGCCACTTGCTGGTGGGCGGCGTTCCGGTCATCGCCGACGGCGAGTTGATCCAGGAGGCGCGCCCCGGCCGTCCGGTCCGCCGGCCCGTGGCGCAATGA
- a CDS encoding NAD(P)/FAD-dependent oxidoreductase — translation MADIVVLGAGMVGITTALALQERGHACVVIDRAPPGSETSYGNAGIIQAEAVEPYALPTSPLVLLQMALGARNAVDLHWPSLPGQFPALLAYWRASGARSLREIIPLWRQLIGEAVPRHAALITASGAESLIRREGYWEVHDTQKGLAAAVQAAERRKAEHGVEFAVVDGATLASAEPAIRRAPAGALHWIAPWTCLSPGALVAAYARLFAARGGRILTADARTLARTGAGWQVAGEQAEQIVVALGPWSPELLRPLGYRMPMVRKRGYHRHYSGATHLRRPLLLADHSVVLAPMRDGLRIATGAQISTAGPSARPRQLRRGEAAARSLLDLGAPVEATPWSGTRPCLPGMLPLVCRAPRHPGLWLHFGHGHQGFTLGPVTSARLARAVDGDAAAIDGLDRGLD, via the coding sequence ATGGCTGACATCGTGGTTCTCGGCGCCGGCATGGTTGGCATCACCACGGCGCTGGCCCTGCAGGAGCGCGGACACGCCTGCGTGGTGATCGATCGCGCCCCTCCGGGATCGGAAACAAGCTACGGCAATGCGGGCATCATCCAGGCGGAAGCGGTCGAGCCCTACGCGCTGCCGACGAGCCCGCTGGTGTTGCTCCAGATGGCATTGGGGGCGAGGAATGCCGTTGATCTGCATTGGCCCTCGCTGCCCGGCCAGTTTCCCGCGCTCTTGGCCTACTGGCGTGCGTCCGGGGCCCGCTCTCTGCGCGAGATCATCCCGCTCTGGCGGCAGCTCATCGGCGAGGCCGTGCCCCGGCATGCGGCGCTCATCACCGCATCCGGCGCCGAAAGCCTGATCCGCCGCGAGGGCTATTGGGAGGTGCATGACACGCAGAAAGGGTTAGCTGCCGCGGTTCAGGCGGCGGAGCGCCGGAAGGCGGAGCATGGTGTTGAATTCGCCGTTGTCGACGGCGCCACGCTGGCATCGGCAGAGCCGGCCATCCGCCGCGCCCCCGCCGGAGCGCTTCACTGGATCGCACCCTGGACCTGCCTGTCGCCCGGCGCGCTGGTGGCAGCCTATGCGCGTCTGTTCGCAGCGCGCGGCGGGCGCATCCTGACGGCCGACGCCCGCACGCTCGCGCGCACGGGGGCGGGATGGCAGGTGGCAGGGGAGCAGGCCGAGCAGATTGTTGTCGCCCTCGGCCCCTGGTCGCCCGAGCTCCTGCGGCCCCTCGGCTATCGCATGCCCATGGTGCGCAAGCGCGGGTACCACAGGCATTATTCGGGCGCCACCCACCTGCGCCGCCCCTTGCTCCTGGCGGATCATTCGGTGGTCCTGGCGCCCATGCGCGACGGCCTGAGGATCGCCACGGGGGCGCAGATCTCCACCGCAGGCCCCAGCGCCCGTCCGCGCCAGCTCAGACGGGGAGAAGCAGCGGCCCGCTCGCTCCTCGATCTTGGGGCGCCAGTGGAGGCGACCCCTTGGTCCGGTACGCGCCCGTGCCTTCCCGGAATGCTGCCGCTGGTCTGCCGGGCGCCCCGGCATCCCGGCCTCTGGCTGCATTTCGGCCACGGCCACCAGGGTTTCACACTTGGCCCGGTGACATCAGCGCGGCTCGCCCGTGCCGTTGATGGAGATGCGGCGGCGATAGACGGGCTTGACCGGGGCCTCGACTGA
- a CDS encoding DJ-1/PfpI family protein translates to MSQETLEIGLLFFPGMTQLDVTGPFEVLARLPGARMHLLWKSIEPITSDVGLTLMPTTTFADCPKLDVLCVGGGPGQMALMDDPEVMAFVASAGASARYVTSVCAGCFILAGAGLLNGYKSACHWLSRDQLSILGAIPVKERIVVDRNRISGGGVTAGVDFAFQVAAELCGDDVARRLQLLLEYDPKPPFDVTEDNAPPALLAEIRTLAAPMLDERLRSSERAAARLRDRGGPQ, encoded by the coding sequence GTGAGTCAGGAAACGCTTGAGATCGGGCTTCTCTTCTTCCCGGGCATGACCCAGCTGGATGTCACCGGACCATTTGAGGTGCTGGCTCGGCTTCCGGGCGCCCGGATGCACCTCTTGTGGAAGTCCATCGAGCCGATCACCAGCGATGTGGGCCTCACCTTGATGCCGACCACCACGTTCGCGGACTGCCCGAAGCTGGATGTCCTGTGCGTCGGAGGTGGTCCGGGCCAGATGGCGCTTATGGACGACCCGGAGGTGATGGCCTTTGTCGCCAGCGCCGGGGCGAGCGCCCGCTATGTCACCTCTGTCTGCGCCGGCTGCTTCATCCTGGCAGGGGCCGGCCTGCTGAATGGCTACAAGTCGGCATGCCACTGGCTGTCGCGCGACCAGCTTTCGATCCTCGGCGCGATCCCCGTCAAGGAGCGCATCGTGGTCGACCGCAATCGCATCTCGGGCGGCGGCGTCACCGCGGGGGTCGACTTCGCCTTCCAGGTTGCGGCGGAGCTGTGCGGCGACGACGTCGCGCGGCGGCTCCAGCTGTTGCTGGAATATGATCCCAAGCCGCCCTTCGATGTCACGGAGGACAACGCGCCTCCCGCGCTTCTGGCGGAGATCCGCACCCTCGCCGCTCCCATGCTGGATGAGCGCCTGCGGTCCAGCGAGCGGGCCGCCGCGCGGCTGCGCGACCGGGGAGGACCGCAATGA
- a CDS encoding GlxA family transcriptional regulator: protein MQQRHVVFVVFPQALLLDLSGPLAVFELSCETSEGGVPPYRLTVASAEGGLIRTSCGLEVMSAPLSSVGAVDTLVIVGGPGVHGAAREPRLLAWLAANAGGIRRLCSVCTGTFVLAAAALLDRRRVVTHWASCKLLQDRFPELTVSPDAIYEHDGPIWTSAGVTAGIDLALALIEDDRGHAEAIRVAKRLVVFLKRSGGQTQFSVPLALQEADDGGFEALHSWISDHLDQDLRVETLAQRVSMSPRTFARLYAARTGRTPAKVVEELRLDAARRALEETRQSIKEIAVRCGFADEERMRRAFRRRLGVNPQDYRGQFGATDAGRGVDPDGTSVRPG, encoded by the coding sequence TTGCAGCAGCGACACGTCGTCTTCGTGGTGTTCCCCCAGGCGCTTCTGCTCGACCTCTCCGGCCCTCTCGCCGTGTTCGAGCTGTCCTGCGAGACAAGCGAGGGCGGGGTGCCGCCCTATCGGCTGACCGTCGCCTCGGCAGAGGGTGGGCTCATCCGTACATCCTGCGGCCTGGAGGTGATGAGCGCCCCCCTTTCCAGCGTCGGCGCGGTGGATACCCTGGTCATTGTCGGCGGCCCCGGTGTCCACGGGGCGGCGCGCGAGCCGCGCCTGCTGGCTTGGCTCGCCGCGAATGCCGGCGGCATTCGTCGCCTCTGCTCCGTGTGCACGGGCACCTTCGTGCTGGCCGCCGCGGCGCTGCTGGACCGGCGGCGGGTGGTGACGCATTGGGCTTCATGCAAGCTTCTGCAGGATCGCTTCCCCGAGCTGACCGTGTCGCCCGATGCCATCTATGAGCATGACGGTCCCATCTGGACCTCGGCAGGGGTGACAGCCGGCATCGATCTGGCGCTGGCCCTGATCGAGGACGACCGGGGTCATGCCGAAGCCATCCGGGTGGCCAAGCGGCTCGTCGTGTTCCTGAAAAGGTCAGGGGGGCAAACGCAGTTCAGCGTGCCGCTTGCCCTGCAGGAGGCGGACGACGGGGGCTTCGAGGCCCTGCACAGCTGGATCAGTGATCACCTCGACCAGGATTTGCGCGTGGAGACGCTGGCGCAGCGCGTGTCCATGAGCCCGCGCACGTTCGCGCGCCTGTATGCGGCGCGCACGGGCCGGACGCCGGCAAAGGTCGTGGAGGAATTGCGCCTCGATGCGGCACGCCGGGCCCTGGAGGAGACGCGGCAGTCCATCAAGGAAATCGCTGTGCGCTGCGGCTTTGCCGACGAGGAGCGCATGCGGCGCGCTTTCCGTCGGCGGCTGGGGGTGAATCCCCAGGATTACCGGGGCCAGTTTGGGGCGACGGATGCCGGACGGGGCGTCGATCCCGATGGAACCTCGGTCCGACCGGGATAA